The nucleotide sequence CGTCAACCAGCGCAGACGCGACATCCGGAAAGGAGTTAGGCGGGTAGGTCCCCGCAAAATGACGCTGCGCTTCGACGAATACGGCCCAGCCTGATCCCAGGCGACGCAAGGCGTTATTCAAGCGACCCGCGACGGCGACGAGTTCAGCCGGCACTGCGCTATCCAGGTCGGGTCCGCGGAACTTTGCTGTCCGCTGGAACGAGCCGTCCTTGTTCAGGATGATTCCTTCGTCAACAAGGGCTGCCCAAGGCAGGAAGTCGGCGAGGCGCGCGCTGGAATGGCGATATTCGGCAAGGTTCAACATGACCGATAGCTCAGAGGTTGAGATGACTGGGAATGCGCAGATGTCGGCGCACCACATCGACGAAGGCGGGATCGCGCTTGGCGGCCCAGACGACGGCCATGTGGCCGATGAACCAGAGGACCAGACCCGCGATCCAGAGCCGAAGTCCCAGCCCCAGAGCTGCCGCAAGCGTGCCGTTGACGATCGCGACCGACCGCGGCGCGCCGCCCATCAGGATTGGCTCAGTGAGCGCGCGATGAACGGGCACGACAAAGCCTGCCACCTGATCATCCATCAGATCACCACGCCGCCGCCGAAGGAGAAGAACGACAGGAAGAAGCTCGAGGCGGCAAAGGCGATCGACAATCCGAACACGATCTGGATCAGCCTGCGAAAACCACCTGACGAATCCCCGAACGCGAGCGTGAGCCCGGTCACCACGATAATGATGACGGCGATGATCTTGGCGACCGGTCCTTCAACCGACTGCAAGATTTGATTGAGTGGCTGCTCCCACGGCATGTTCGAGCCGGCCGCCCATGCCGGCGCCGCTCCCAAAACCACCATGCCGAACACGGCCAACGATGCACCTCGAAGAAAACGCAATTGCCGACGCATGTCAGTCTCCCGCTGATGAAAGGCTGTAGTCGCCGGTGGCGCCAAGCCCGATGACGAGGGCGAGTTCAGCGAGGCGACGGTCAGCGCCGCGCCCCGCCAGCACTGCAACGAGGTTGATGGTCTCGGCGATCAGGGCACGCGGAACCGTGATGACGGCTTCCTGGATGAGTTGCTCAAGCCGCCGCAGCGCACCGAGCGCGGTGCCCGCATGAATTGTGCCGATGCCGCCGGGATGGCCTGTACCCCAAGCCTTGAGCAGATCGAGCGCCTCGGCACCTCGGACTTCGCCAATCGGGATGCGATCAGGTCGTAGGCGCAGCGAGGACCGAACGAGGTCCGATAGCGTGGCCACGCCGTCTTTGGTCCGGAGCGCTACAAGATTGGGCGCTTTGCACTGAAGTTCGCGCGTATCTTCGATCAGCACGACCCGATCCGTAGTCTTTGCCACCTCGGCCAGGAGCGCATTCGTCAGTGTTGTTTTACCGGTCGATGTCCCACCGGCGACCAGGATGTTCTTCCGTGCAGCGACCGCGCTCTTCAGGATCTTGGCCTCCTCCGAGGTCATGATCTCCTTGGCGACGTAGTGGTCGAGCGTAAACACTGCGACCGCTGGCTTGCGGATAGCAAAGGCCGGGGCGGCAACGACCGGAGGCAAAAGGCCTTCGAATCGCTCACCAGTTCCAGGCAGTTCTGCCGAAACCCGCGGCGCGCCGGCATGCACCTCGGCGCCGACGTGATGCGCAACCAGGCGAACAATGCGCTCGCCATCCGCAGCCGACAGAGTTTCGCCTGTGTCGATCAGGCCATTCGATAACCGATCGATCCACAACCGCCCATCTGGGTTGAGCATCACCTCTATGATCGTTTCATCTTCGAGGTAGCCGGCAATCGCTGTGCCGAGCGCGCTACGCAGCATTCGCGCACCGCGCGAATTCGCTTCCGATTGAAAGGAATGGACTGCCATCGTTCGCCCCCACCGAATGAGGACGCCCAAAGAGCGCCCTCAGATGGGGATCATTAGAAAATGCACCGATAGACTTGGCGCAACAACCGCTTTCAGTGATCGTAGGCTGGCGTAGAAAAAGGAAGACTGAGAACTGATATTTGACGGCTACTCAATCGTACCGGTCCACGGCGAGGTGTTGCTCACCACGCCGCATCGTCTTCCGCGGGTATGAGTATGACCGAATTCTCATACGAGCTTACTGACTCGACAACGTTGGAAACATTGGCCGGCACGAAGAACGGAATAGGCCTCGCCCATGAAGCTAGGTATCGGCCCCAAGGCAGCGCAAACCAGACCAACGCCGCGATCTGAAGTGCTATGTTGAGACCGAACGCGACTTGATAGGCTTGGACGGGCCTATGGCCACCATTCGCAGACCATTCCTCCAGGATCAGGCCAGTCCCGAATTGAGCCAAAAATGCCCAACCGAAGTGCAGGACGTTTAGGGCGCCATTGGCGCGACCAGCTAGCTCAGGCGGAAAGTAATCCGCTATCACCGCGAAGCTGGCCACAGTTGCCGTTCCGACAATGGCGACAACGGACCAGGGCACAATGGACGGCAGAGGTGCTCGCAAGATCAAGGCTAACTCAGCTGCGACAAACAGAACTGTTACCATCACTAATATCGTCTCCGCCCCGATTCCCCTCCGTTTGATGTAATGGACCGTCGTACCGAACAACCAGGCACCGCAGCTTAAGACGATCGACATCGTAAGAAGCTGTCGGACCAGACTTGCGCGATCAAGCCCCTCGACGTCTGTCAGCCATGGCGATGCCCACAAACCTTGCAGAGACCAGGCTGATCCAATGCAAGTCGCCGACAACGGTGCGATTCGCCAGAAGCGTCGATCGCCGAAAACGGAGCCAAGGGTGGCGTGCGCGGTTGATGGGACAATGGGTCGTTCAGGCACCATGACATAGATGAGAATGGCCGTCACACCCGTAGCGGCTGCCAGGATCTCAAAGAGCGGCCGCCAGCCCATCCAAGCGAGCAGGTGTTCGACCGGAGCCGTGGCGGTCACCGCTCCCAACGATCCCAGCATGACCATGTAGCCGTTCAGCAAGGCAACTCGTTCCCTGGGGAACCAAAGGATGATGGACTTCAGTCCTGCCGTGAGCGCCGCGGCCACGCCGAGCCCGATCATTGCACGCGCGATCAAAAGTGACAGGAAGCCGGTCGATACCGCGAACAACCCAGCGCCCACTGCTGCGAGCAAGAGCAGAACACTCTGGACGCGCCGCGGGCCAAAGCGGTCCAGCAATACTCCGACGGGGATCTGAGCCGCCGCGAAAACCAGGAAATAGACTGACGTCAGCAACCCGAGGTCGGCAGTCCCAAGCCCGGTATCCGAGCTGAGATAATTGGCGATCAAGGCGTTGATCGTTCGAAACAGATACGAAAGATAGTATCCAGCCGCAAAAGGGAGAAAAACGCGTGCGATGAGACGCCATGTCCCCGAGATCTGCATGCTGGCCCCTCTTGCTGTCAGCTCGTGCGAGCCGATAGCGCGACCAGATTTTCGTCAGTTCAGCTAAATCGCTGCGGGCGTAGGTTAGCGAAGAAAAAGAAGGGACCGGCGAAACGGTCTTTCTACATGGTTCAATCAAGCTTCTTCGGCCGCTTCCTGGCGGCGGATATCTTCTGGAATCTCGCGCAGAAAGCTTTGCCCTTTCTGCAAACGGCGCCCGAGCGCCTCGACAAATCCTTCAAAGCGCTCCCGACCCTTTGCCTGCGCGGCCGCCTGCGCGTCGTTGGGCAATGGCGGCGTTATTGTCAGCCAAAAGCGGATGAACAGGGCCAAGGTCTCGGCCATCAAACCCACGTCTCGCTCCAGCCTCTGCATCTGACGCGATAGCCGATCCAGGCGACGGGTAAACGCTGCCTCCCGCCTGTCCGCTCCATCCGGCGACAGAAACGAAGCAACGGCTGCCTCCACGATCGCAGACCGGGAAAGCTTTTTGCGATCGGCGAGGTCCGAGATCTGTTTCAGAAGCTCTGGCGGGAAGTAGACGTTCATCCGGTCGCGCATATTGCCTCAGAGCTCCATGCCGTCATTCGGGTCCATGGCAACCTGGCGGGCGACGCCACGCATCTGTTGGCGCATGAGCCGCGACTGACGGACGACATCCTCGTCATCATCAAGAACAACGGCAAATTCCTCTGCTGGCGTCGGTTCGATCGTCTCCTTGGCGATCGCAACGTGATCGGGGAGTTCGGGCTCACGACGGAGGCCGCTGTTCGCCGTGTCTTCCTCGACCTCGGCGGCCTTGTCAGTGTGACCTCCCGTCGGCTCCGGCGTTCCGAGCGATGACCATCCGTCCGTTCGCGATGATCTGCCAGCCCCCGCCGGATCGGGCGGCGGCAGAACCCGCTCGGTAAACCGCCGATCCTCATAGTAGCGAACCTTCTTTGCCCTTATCGGCGGCGTGCCCGCCACCATGACAATCTCGTCCATCGGCGGAAGCTGCACGACCTCACCCGGGGTCATCAGCGGCCTTGCCGTCTCCTGGCGCGAGACCATGAGGTGCCCCAGCCAGGGATTCAACCTATGACCGGCATAGTTCTTCATCGCACGCATCTCCGTCGCCGTGCCCAAGGCGTCGGACACACGCTTCGCCGTCCGCTCGTCATTGGTCGCGAAGCTGACGCGAACGTGGCAGTTGTCGAGGATGGCGTTGTTGGGCCCGTAAGCCTTCTCGATCTGATTGAGCGATTGCGCGATCAGGAAACTCTTGATGCCGTATCCCGCGATGAAGGCGAGCGCGGACTCGAAGAAATCAAGCCGCCCAAGAGCTGGGAACTCGTCGAGCATCATCAGGACTCGATGCCGACGGTCTCGGGCGTGCAGATCTTCGGTCAGCCGTCGACCGATCTGATTCAGTACCAGACGGATCAATGGCTTGGTCCGAGAAATATCCGACGGTGGTACCACGAGGTAAAGCGTCGTCGGGCGGCTATCTGCGATCAGATCGGCAATCCGCCAGTCGCAGCGGCGGGTCACCTGGGCCACCACGGGATCGCGGTAGAGTCCGAGGAACGACATCGCAGTGGACAGGACGCCGGAACGTTCATTCTCCGACTTGTTCAGGAGCTCGCGCGCGATCGAGGCGACCACAGGATGAGCACCCTGTTCGCCAAGGTGCGGCGTGGTCATCATCGCCTTCAGCGTCGCCTCGATCGGCCGCTTCGGATCGGAGAGGAATGCGGCGACGCCGGCCAGAGTCTTGTCAGCCTCGGCATAAAGGACGTGGAGGATGGCACCGACCAAGAGGGAATGACTGGTCTTCTCCCAATGGTTCCGCTTGTCGAGGGAGCCCTCGGGGTCGACCAAGACATCGGCGACGTTCTGTACGTCGCGAACCTCCCATTCCCCGCGCCGGACTTCGAGCAGCGGATTGTAGGCTGATGACTTTGGGTTGGTGGGGTCGAACAACAGGACGCGGCCATGCCGCGAGCGAAAGCCAGCGGTCAGTTGCCAATTCTCGCCCTTGATGTCGTGAACGATGGCCGAGCCGGGCCAAGCCAACAGCGAGGGGACCACGAGGCCGACACCCTTTCCCGACCGGGTCGGTGCAAAACACAAGACGTGCTCCGGTCCGTCATGGCGGAGGTAGTCACGGTCGAGCTTGCCGAGCACCACACCATCCGGACCGAGCAGCCCGGCCGCCCTCACCTCCTCCAGACCAGCCCAGCGCGCCGAACCATAGGTCTCGACATTCTTGGCTTCACGCGCCCGCCAGATCGACATACCAATCGCCGCTGCAATCGACACGAAGGTCCCCGACGCTGCTATGAACGCGCCCTCAACGAAGACTTGCGGCGCATAGGCGTCGTAGACAAACCACCACCAGAAGAAGACGGGCGGGTAGTAGACCTTGAAGCCTAACAGTTCGAACCAGGGCCGCCCAAGCTCCGGTTGCCAGGCGAGCCGCCAAGCCGTCCACTCGGTTGCTCCCCAGATGGCGAGCAAAACGATCAGGCCGACAACGATCACCTGTCCCCAGAGGATCTTGGTTCCGGACATCCCGAACGTCCTTCCGTAACTGAATTGGTGAGATACCTAGAGGCCGAGGTCGCGCTTGCGACCAAAACCCCATTCGATGCCGCCGCCGTCCTTCACGACGCCGGTGACGTGTTGGCCGAGCCGCTTTTCGAGTTCGCGCGACCAGGGCACGAGTTGGAAGCCGAGCCCATTATCGATCATGGCGAAGCGTCCCGAGGTGAGCGTCAGACGCTGGCGATACGTGCCCGCTACATGCTCCCCGGAGGCGGCGGCCACGTGAGGCAGGCCGGTGTCGGCCGAGACCTTTGCCGCCACGTCGTCCAGTTCACGTCGGCGCAGCGTGTTCAGGAGGTCGCGCTGCAAGATGATGCTTTGGCCCTGCCGTCGCGCCAGGCCCCCCTGGAACAGATGCTGGGTACGGGCTTCCATGGCGTCGCGGGTCTCGCGGCCGAATCCGCCCATGGCGAGCGGCATGCGGTGGCGTTCAACCAGCCGATGGTCGAGCCAGGTCGCGCCCTTCGCGCTGACCTGCTCGTGCAGATCGAGATCCGAGCGGGTCGCCAGCATCAGAGTCGGCCGCGGATCGCCGGCTTGACCGAAGCGTCGCACTTCAACGATACCGCCGATCGGCGGTGCATATTCAAATGCCTCGACCCCTCGGAAGCGCACGTGATGCGCGCGTCCGTCTGTTCCGTCGATCATGGCGTACGCCTCACCCGTCAGTTCGTCATGCAGTCCACGGTCGACCAGTCGTCCGATAATCTGGGACGTCGGCTGTCCACCTTCGATGACGAAGTCGGCAACGCCGCGCGCCTCCCCACGCTCGGTAAAGGTGCGGTGCATGGTCTTGATGATGTCGCCGCGCATGCCGAGGTCGCGCAAGCTGCGCTCGGCCTCGAGCCCAACCATCCATTCCCCAGGCGCGGCGGATGCGGCAAGACCCATCTTCTCCAGGTGTTGAAGGCGGCCAACCATCAGGCGTCGGATCTCAGGATCGGAGCTGCCTGGGTTCTCGGGGCGAAGATCGATAGTGCCGGTCTCATCGGCTGCCAGCCGGATCTCCCGATCGAGCCGCGTCCATCGTTCCGCCGTGACCTCCCTCTCCAGCGAATTGCGGATCTCGTGCTCCGGTTTTGAACCGAGTTCAATGGCGGCCAGTTCCTCGGCGCGTGAGCGCAGGCCCTGGCTGACGTAGTCGCGGGAGATCACGAGATCCGCCCCTTCCTCATCTATTCCCCGAACGAGAAGATGGACGTGAGGGTTGTCGGTGTTCCAATGATCGACGGCCACCCAATCGAGCCGGGTGCCAAGGTCGGTCTCCATCTGCTTGGCGAGATCGCGGGTAAAGGCCTTCAGGTCGGTCATGTCGCCGGCGTCCTCGGGTGAGACGATGAACCGGAAATGATGCCGGTCATCCTGGCACCGTTCTGCGAAAGCCGCGGTATCGGCGCGGTCGCAGCCCTCATCGAACATCTCGGCCCGCTCACCACTTCGGGTCACGCCATCGCGCTTGAGATATGAGAGGTGGGCGGTCAGTGGCGCTGAACGGAAGGCTCGCCCCTTGTGCCGGACAACACGCGCCTTCACCACAACGCGCCGTGTCGGGCTGAACAATCTGGCGCGGCTAAAGGCGAGGCGCCCGCGGCCAAACGTGGAGCGCCCATAGGCCACAGAACGCCTGCCAGCCGCGGCCGGCCCCGAGGTGTGTCCTGCTTTCTTCGCGGCGCGCAGCACCTGGTTGATGAAGCTCTTCGGCTTCGGCACGCGGGTACTGCGAATGCGCCCGGGTCGAATACGCAGATCGCTGTCGCCCACGCTCACGGCAGGGCCTCCCAACGATCCAAAGCGCACATGGTGCCGAAAATGCCTTTGATTGCATTCGTCAAAATGCACGGCGCGGCACGCGCCGCGACCGACCGGCACGGTAGAACGCAAGCCATGTCAATGGCTTGCGGTTCGACCGGCGAGCCCCTTTTATCTCGCCCTCTTAATCGGTCGTGTGTAAGCGTCCGACTCCCGCACGTCTTTCGCATATTCTGTTCTCGTTTCATTTCAGGTTCTCTGCTGCAGTGGAGAATCTCCGATGCCGCCTCGCTCCTGGGCAAAAGCCAACAATCCGTACTGGTCGACACACGTCGCGACCTGGTATCGCGGCCATCAGGACGCGGAGGAATATTGCCGCCGGCGCAAGCTTTCGATCGCGACATTTGAACGATGGATGCGCCATCTCGTTTGCGCGGAGGATCTGAGCAAACGCGCGGAATACTTGCGTAAATTGCGCAGCAAAGAGCTTGAACGGCAGGGCAAGAAGGGGCCATCGAAGCGACGCAAAAGGCCGCCGCGCTACCGCTACAGCGTGCGTACGAACAGCAAACCGATTGCACTTCGGGCGTTCTGGGGCATGCATGTCGAGGCGATGAACTGGAGTGGCATGGGGCATGCCGAGTACGCTGCGGCGCTCGGTCTGTCGCCGCATGCCCTGCGCATTTGGCGCGATCGCCTCGAAGAATCCGGCGACGAAATGGACTGGCGATCGTTGCTTCATCCGAGTGCCCGGGCTCAATTAAGCAGCGCTGCTAATTGCGCGCGGCGCAAATACCGCTTGACACCGCAGGCGGTGGATGGGCGGTCGAACCGGCGCCGCTTCAGCGACGAGCAGAAGCGGGCGATGGTGCAGGAGACGGAGAAGCCAGGGGTTGCCGTGGCGGAGGTCTGCCGCCGCCACGGCATCGCCACCAGCCTGCTCTTCCGCTGGCGCGTCCAGTTCGGTCTGAACGCTCGCAAGGCGCCGCAACTCGCGACGGTGACGCTCGCCGACGGCACGGCGAGTGAGCCGGCGGCGCTCACGGCCTTGCGCGATCTCGTCAAGGCGCCGGAAGGGATGATGGCGTTCGTACTGGATGATGGACGGCGCGTCCTTGCGCAAGCGGGCAGCAGTCCGGCGGAGCTGAAGCGGCAGTTCGCCGAAAGGGGGAAGGCATCATGATCGCTGTTCCGGCAGGTGTGAAGGTGCACCTCGCGCTTGGCCATACCGACATGCGCAAGGGTCTCGATGGACTTGCGACGTTGATCCAGGAACACCTCAAGAAGGATCCCTTCTCGGGCCATCTGTTCGTCTTCCGCGGGAAGAATGCTTCGCTTCTGAAGATTCTGTTTTGGGATGGGACGGGGCTGTGTCTGTTCACTAAGCGCATCGACCGTGCGACGTTCATGTGGCCACGCGCGGCGGAGCCTGGCGGTACGGTGACGCTGACACCTGCGCAACTCGCGATGTTGATCGAGGGCATCGACTGGCGTGCACCCGAGCGCTTCTGGCGCCCGCTTCTTGCAGGCTGAATCGCAAATACTAGCGCAATATAAGTCGAAGTTGCTTCTTCGAATCAGCGTGTTCGAGTAGATTCGGACATGCAGCTCGATCTCGACAATCTCCCGACAGAAACAGCACTTCTGCATCGCCTCGTTCGCGATATTGTCGGCACGATTGAACACCGCAACACTGAAATCGAGCGCCTGAAATCTATCATCAAGCAGTTGCAGCGCGCGCAGTTCGGCCGCCGCTCCGAGCGCCTCGATCCCGATCAGCTCGCGCTCGGTCTTGAAGATCTGGATGGCGATCTCGCCCGCGAAGAAGAGAAGCGTCCGCGCATCGCGGAGCAACAGGCCGAACGGTCTTCTCATCGCAAGCCGCTGCCAGATCATCTGCCGCGCACGGATGTGCGGCTCGACATTGGCGGCGTGATTTGCGCCTGCTGCGGCGGCGCGCTGCACGTAATCGGCGAGAGCGTGAGCGAGATGCTGGACTGGATTCCAGCACAACTGCACGTGATCCGCACCACCCGCTCGAAATACGCCTGTCGGACCTGCGAGACAGTGGTGCAGGCGCCGGCTCCGGAACGGGTGATCGTCGGCGGTGTCGCAACGCCGGCGCTGCTTGCTCAGGTATTGGTCAGCAAATACTGCGACCATACCCCCCTCTATCGGCAGTCGCAGATCTTCGCGCGGCACGGCGTCGATCTCCCGCGGTCGACGCTCGCTGGATGGGTCGGCGGCGCTTGCTGGTGGCTCGAGGCGTTGCACGACCGCATGTGCAAGAACGTGTTCGCCTCGGATCATCTGTTCGCCGACGACACGCCGGTTCCGGTGCTCGATCCAGGACGTGGACGCACCAAGACTGGACGTCTCTGGGTCTATGCCCGCGAGCAGCGCGGCTGGGGCGGACCGGAGCCGCCCGCGGCAGTTTATCTGTTCGCACCAGACCGCAGGGCCGAGCGTCCGGCTTCGCACCTCGAGCACTTCAAGGGTGTTCTGCACGTCGACGGCTATGCTGGCTTTGAGCCTTTGACTGGCAAAGGCGACGTCGTGCTCGCTGCATGCTGGAGCCATACGCGGCGACGATTCTACGAGGTGGCGCAGGCCACCAACGCGCCAATCGCGACCGAGGCGCTGCGCCGGATCGCCGAACTCTATGCCGTCGAAGCTGAGGTCCGTGGTCAATCGGCTGCGCATCGGCTTGCAGCACGCCGCAACCGATCGAAGCTCATGGTCGATGCCATGCGGCTCTGGTTCGAAACACAGATTCTCCTTGTACCAGGCCGTAGCACCCTGGCCGAAGCGATCCGCTACGCCCTCTCGCGCTGGGATAGTTTGACACGCTTCCTGCAAGACGGCCGCATCGAGCTCGACACGAACCCAGTTGAACGCGCAATCAGGCCTGTTGCCCTCGGACGCAAGAATCACCTCTTCGCGGGCAGCGATGGCGGCGGCCATCGATGGGCCGTTCTCTGTTCCTTGATTGAAAGCTGCAAGCTTAACGACGTCGAACCCTACGCCTATCTGCATGACGTGCTCACGCGGATGGTCGACGGACACCCTGTCAACCGGCTCGATGAACTGCTGCCGTGGGCTTGGAAAGCCGGGAATTCTGTCAAGAGCTGAGCGAAGTGCAGCGGCCGGACGCTTACGGTCGTGTCGTTGGCTTGCTCTCACCCATTTTCGCTTCCTTTCTCGTTTGCGACAAGGCCCGCTGCGCCACGCCATGACACGATGCGCCGCGATGGATCCGAGTCCTGATGCGCCGTGCAGTCTTCCGCGCTCGGCGACGGCACGTAGTCGCTGCAGCACGGCAGCGCGGACGCCGTCGCGGCGCATCTTTCCATCGGTGTGACGGAGCCACATCACAGGCAATCCGGCGCGATCGGCCGCCATCCGAAGATGCACCGTCGCAGGCAAGATAACGTGCGTTCCGTCGTATTTGTGCTGCACCAGTCCTCATCCGCCCGCGGCGGAGCTCCATGTTCAGGACGCGGCGATCACCGCGTCATTGGTCGGTCGTAGATCAAGTCGCTCATGCGTAAGCCCCGAGCAATTTGCGCTGCTTGGCAGTCCGCTCGGCGCGTCTCTCGGTCGCGGAGGCGTCCGGATCGCCGCAGTAGAACGTGCCGCTGGTCCACATGGCGTGCATGATCACGGCAAGCTTGCGCGCCACCGCGACCGTCGCCTTGCGGTGCGAGGACCGCTTCGCCAGCGCCAGCCCCCACGTCTTGACCTTGTCCTGCTTCTTGTAACGGGTCAGCAGCGCGCTGGCCGCCTCATACAGCGCCCGTCGCACGTCGCCGTCACCCGCCTTGCTGATCCGACCCTTGACGTCGATCGAGGAGCCGGACTGCCAGCGTCGCGAGGTCAGGCCAAAATACGCCGCCACGTCGCGCGAACGCCTGAAGCGCGAGGGATCATCGACCGCGGTCATAAAGCTCAGCGCTCCGATCGGACCGACACCGGGAATCTGCATGAACCGCCGGCACAGCTCGTGGCCGGCGACCAGGCGCACCACCAAATCGTGCAGCCGGCAGTACTCCTTCCACAGTGCCGCGCGCGCATTCAGCATGGCGTCGGTCAGCTCACTGACCAGCGCATCGCCCGCCACCGCTTCGCGCACGGCTTGCGCAAAGCCGCCGCGCCCGACCCGGTTCAGCCGGATGCCAAACACCTTCAGCGAGTGCCGGATCGCGTTCTCCAGGTCCAGAAACTTGCGCTTCAAATTGCGCCGGTGCGTCAACAACAGGCGCAGCCGGTAGCAGGCCTCGCTCTTGATATGCGCGCGTCTGAACCAGCCGGTGCGCATGATGTGGGCGATGCCGAGCGCATCCGCTTTGTCGGTCTTGTTGCGCTGCGCCTTCAGCGCTGCACGAACGTGGAGGGTCTCCAGGCACACCGCCGGCAGGCCGAGTTTTAACAGTTCCGGATGCAGCCAGGGCGACAGCGAGCCTGCCTCGTGGCCGAGCCGCCGCAAGCGGGAAAGATACGGCGTCAGCGCCGCCTTGATCGCGTCGGGATCGGTCACCACCGCCGTCTCCAGCATCAACTTGCTGGTGGCGTCCACCACGCAGATCGCTGTCTCGTCCATGCCGACATCCAAACCACAGAAGAATTCCATCGCTCGCCTCCCGCGTTGCTGAGGCGGCGCAGTTTGCGCGTTATTCATCGCGCAGACCACTTGCGCTGCTGCCGCAAGTCCCGGCGCAGCCCGATTACGGGCGGCAGTCCTGCCGTCGTGCGGTAAGCGTCCGAATCCTGCACCACTCTTCGATAGTGTGTTCTCGTTCCATTTCGGGTCCTCTGCTGCATTGGAGAATCTCCGGTGGGTCCAAAACATTTCCAGAACAAAGCCAGACGTGAATGGTGGTCGATTCACATCGAAGCCTGGCAGCGCAGCGGCCTTTCGCAGAGGGCGTATTGCCGTCGACATCGCTTGGACCAGGGGACGTTCGCGCGTTGGCTGAAGGCACTTGCTGGCGAGGAAGCTGCACGCAAGCTCGCGAAATATCAGACGGAATTGCGCCGAGAAGAACTGAAAGGAGGACCGAGAAGGACACTGCGGCAACGCTTCTCGATCAGCACGGACGTGCGTCATCGCGGTTTGCAAGCATTCTGGGCAATGCACGTCGAGGCGATGAACTGGAGCGGAATGGGTGCACGCGAGTGTGCCGCGGCACTGTCCCTGTCGCCGTACGCGCTGCGCAAATGGCGCCACCGGTTGGACGCCGGCAAGCTCGAAATCGACTGGCGTGCGCATCTTCACCCTTCAGCCCGCCCCGTCGCTAGCACTAGTGCCAAGGAATCGACCTCCCAAAGCAGCTTGACAGACGCCTCGAACGACGCTC is from Bradyrhizobium sp. ISRA430 and encodes:
- a CDS encoding conjugal transfer protein TraG, which gives rise to MSGTKILWGQVIVVGLIVLLAIWGATEWTAWRLAWQPELGRPWFELLGFKVYYPPVFFWWWFVYDAYAPQVFVEGAFIAASGTFVSIAAAIGMSIWRAREAKNVETYGSARWAGLEEVRAAGLLGPDGVVLGKLDRDYLRHDGPEHVLCFAPTRSGKGVGLVVPSLLAWPGSAIVHDIKGENWQLTAGFRSRHGRVLLFDPTNPKSSAYNPLLEVRRGEWEVRDVQNVADVLVDPEGSLDKRNHWEKTSHSLLVGAILHVLYAEADKTLAGVAAFLSDPKRPIEATLKAMMTTPHLGEQGAHPVVASIARELLNKSENERSGVLSTAMSFLGLYRDPVVAQVTRRCDWRIADLIADSRPTTLYLVVPPSDISRTKPLIRLVLNQIGRRLTEDLHARDRRHRVLMMLDEFPALGRLDFFESALAFIAGYGIKSFLIAQSLNQIEKAYGPNNAILDNCHVRVSFATNDERTAKRVSDALGTATEMRAMKNYAGHRLNPWLGHLMVSRQETARPLMTPGEVVQLPPMDEIVMVAGTPPIRAKKVRYYEDRRFTERVLPPPDPAGAGRSSRTDGWSSLGTPEPTGGHTDKAAEVEEDTANSGLRREPELPDHVAIAKETIEPTPAEEFAVVLDDDEDVVRQSRLMRQQMRGVARQVAMDPNDGMEL
- the trbB gene encoding P-type conjugative transfer ATPase TrbB; this encodes MAVHSFQSEANSRGARMLRSALGTAIAGYLEDETIIEVMLNPDGRLWIDRLSNGLIDTGETLSAADGERIVRLVAHHVGAEVHAGAPRVSAELPGTGERFEGLLPPVVAAPAFAIRKPAVAVFTLDHYVAKEIMTSEEAKILKSAVAARKNILVAGGTSTGKTTLTNALLAEVAKTTDRVVLIEDTRELQCKAPNLVALRTKDGVATLSDLVRSSLRLRPDRIPIGEVRGAEALDLLKAWGTGHPGGIGTIHAGTALGALRRLEQLIQEAVITVPRALIAETINLVAVLAGRGADRRLAELALVIGLGATGDYSLSSAGD
- a CDS encoding TrbC/VirB2 family protein — its product is MVVLGAAPAWAAGSNMPWEQPLNQILQSVEGPVAKIIAVIIIVVTGLTLAFGDSSGGFRRLIQIVFGLSIAFAASSFFLSFFSFGGGVVI
- a CDS encoding MFS transporter codes for the protein MQISGTWRLIARVFLPFAAGYYLSYLFRTINALIANYLSSDTGLGTADLGLLTSVYFLVFAAAQIPVGVLLDRFGPRRVQSVLLLLAAVGAGLFAVSTGFLSLLIARAMIGLGVAAALTAGLKSIILWFPRERVALLNGYMVMLGSLGAVTATAPVEHLLAWMGWRPLFEILAAATGVTAILIYVMVPERPIVPSTAHATLGSVFGDRRFWRIAPLSATCIGSAWSLQGLWASPWLTDVEGLDRASLVRQLLTMSIVLSCGAWLFGTTVHYIKRRGIGAETILVMVTVLFVAAELALILRAPLPSIVPWSVVAIVGTATVASFAVIADYFPPELAGRANGALNVLHFGWAFLAQFGTGLILEEWSANGGHRPVQAYQVAFGLNIALQIAALVWFALPWGRYLASWARPIPFFVPANVSNVVESVSSYENSVILIPAEDDAAW
- a CDS encoding transposase, yielding MRHLVCAEDLSKRAEYLRKLRSKELERQGKKGPSKRRKRPPRYRYSVRTNSKPIALRAFWGMHVEAMNWSGMGHAEYAAALGLSPHALRIWRDRLEESGDEMDWRSLLHPSARAQLSSAANCARRKYRLTPQAVDGRSNRRRFSDEQKRAMVQETEKPGVAVAEVCRRHGIATSLLFRWRVQFGLNARKAPQLATVTLADGTASEPAALTALRDLVKAPEGMMAFVLDDGRRVLAQAGSSPAELKRQFAERGKAS
- a CDS encoding DUF3363 domain-containing protein, giving the protein MSVGDSDLRIRPGRIRSTRVPKPKSFINQVLRAAKKAGHTSGPAAAGRRSVAYGRSTFGRGRLAFSRARLFSPTRRVVVKARVVRHKGRAFRSAPLTAHLSYLKRDGVTRSGERAEMFDEGCDRADTAAFAERCQDDRHHFRFIVSPEDAGDMTDLKAFTRDLAKQMETDLGTRLDWVAVDHWNTDNPHVHLLVRGIDEEGADLVISRDYVSQGLRSRAEELAAIELGSKPEHEIRNSLEREVTAERWTRLDREIRLAADETGTIDLRPENPGSSDPEIRRLMVGRLQHLEKMGLAASAAPGEWMVGLEAERSLRDLGMRGDIIKTMHRTFTERGEARGVADFVIEGGQPTSQIIGRLVDRGLHDELTGEAYAMIDGTDGRAHHVRFRGVEAFEYAPPIGGIVEVRRFGQAGDPRPTLMLATRSDLDLHEQVSAKGATWLDHRLVERHRMPLAMGGFGRETRDAMEARTQHLFQGGLARRQGQSIILQRDLLNTLRRRELDDVAAKVSADTGLPHVAAASGEHVAGTYRQRLTLTSGRFAMIDNGLGFQLVPWSRELEKRLGQHVTGVVKDGGGIEWGFGRKRDLGL
- a CDS encoding CopG family transcriptional regulator, whose amino-acid sequence is MRDRMNVYFPPELLKQISDLADRKKLSRSAIVEAAVASFLSPDGADRREAAFTRRLDRLSRQMQRLERDVGLMAETLALFIRFWLTITPPLPNDAQAAAQAKGRERFEGFVEALGRRLQKGQSFLREIPEDIRRQEAAEEA
- a CDS encoding VirB3 family type IV secretion system protein → MDDQVAGFVVPVHRALTEPILMGGAPRSVAIVNGTLAAALGLGLRLWIAGLVLWFIGHMAVVWAAKRDPAFVDVVRRHLRIPSHLNL